The Deltaproteobacteria bacterium genome includes a region encoding these proteins:
- a CDS encoding biotin/lipoyl-binding carrier protein — MATNVEAHITGTVWKIEKQAGDEVEEGDIILILESMKMEMPVESPDDGVVAEIKVAEGEAVDEGQVVAVLE, encoded by the coding sequence ATGGCCACCAACGTGGAAGCGCACATCACCGGGACCGTCTGGAAGATCGAGAAGCAGGCGGGGGACGAGGTCGAGGAGGGCGACATCATCCTCATCCTCGAGTCCATGAAGATGGAGATGCCCGTCGAGTCCCCGGACGACGGCGTCGTCGCGGAGATCAAGGTCGCCGAGGGCGAGGCGGTCGACGAGGGCCAGGTCGTCGCCGTCCTCGAGTAG
- a CDS encoding response regulator translates to MASPAASKTEQPTSQKGFEVRVLVIDDDQDVCDYLVMLLEREGYEATALTNPRDAAGVLRKGEFHLVILDLMMPGMDGTEVLKEIRRIDDDVAVIIFTGYPSMDTAITSLQHQASDYLKKPFRVEEFRDAVQRALESKGLVLDPEGALHRSIGTTIRNLRKERNLTLKQLSRRTALSVSLLSQIERAESSASVSSLHKIARALRVKLTTLFGDF, encoded by the coding sequence ATGGCCAGCCCAGCAGCCTCGAAAACCGAGCAGCCCACCTCACAGAAGGGCTTCGAGGTCCGGGTCCTGGTCATCGACGATGACCAGGACGTCTGTGACTACCTCGTCATGCTCCTCGAGCGGGAGGGCTACGAGGCCACCGCGCTGACCAACCCGAGGGACGCCGCGGGGGTCCTGCGCAAAGGCGAGTTCCACCTGGTCATCCTCGACCTGATGATGCCGGGCATGGACGGCACCGAGGTCCTCAAGGAGATCCGCCGCATCGACGACGACGTGGCGGTGATCATCTTCACCGGCTACCCCTCGATGGACACGGCCATCACCAGCCTGCAGCACCAGGCCTCGGACTACCTGAAGAAGCCCTTCCGGGTGGAGGAGTTCCGGGACGCCGTGCAGCGGGCGCTGGAGTCCAAGGGCCTGGTCCTCGACCCCGAGGGTGCCCTGCACCGCTCCATCGGCACGACGATCCGGAACCTGCGCAAGGAGCGCAACCTGACCCTGAAGCAGCTCTCCCGCCGGACGGCGCTCTCGGTCAGCCTGCTCTCGCAGATCGAGCGGGCCGAGTCCTCGGCCTCGGTCTCGTCGCTCCACAAGATCGCCAGAGCCCTGCGGGTCAAGCTGACGACCTTGTTCGGCGACTTTTAG
- a CDS encoding FHA domain-containing protein: MKLIIEDDEGRKTVVPFVRDEISIGRNEGNTIRLTERNVSRRHARFLKGNGHVFIEDLGSYNGVRVNGDQVQGRAEVQEGDLIEIGDYNLAVQAEAGEVLGAAATASEAREITSPGTQIPTTPSAPVAEPPSQELTPPPSPSAAPPPPAPVQPEPTIPTARAAVPAPFDLPAAHTEYEQPERPKHESTAIIKVDFDALGKKAQERQLEQGEQPSLVVISTEYAGQTYVLDRTVVSIGRTDENDIQIDHRSMSRRHCRIFLDEEGVWKVADLGSANGVRVNGEEYGLIDVRPGDVIELGHLKIRFCAPGEDYVYTGEEDGEPAFAAAAAAAPARAAVDDEAMPSRGVPLPWVIGGAAVVLVLAVGGIWMATGSGGEDPKPDPGGETLPIPDPRANVTPTPDPTPTPDPDPGTAVADNAEALRQAIQTASEAVERQDWPAAKDAYEKALELDESNAAAQAGLKQAALEDEAHRRFREAKDLLAEERFVEAAQAFAMVPAGSLLENDARSQSTFARRRAADRLRSDAKAALGIKDYEGAITVAENWLEFEPESREAQKILERAETAQRKAERAPPPPKPKPIVKKDPPPPKPQADTKVQEAKDAQTKGVQFLQKGKFELAAKQFERALKLDPKGQGMTHKMLGICYARLGNKDLAAKHYRLYVQKNPSASDAAKVRQILEKYDASKSG; this comes from the coding sequence GTGAAGCTCATCATCGAGGATGACGAGGGACGCAAGACAGTCGTCCCCTTCGTTCGAGACGAGATCTCCATCGGTCGCAACGAAGGCAACACCATTCGTCTGACCGAACGGAACGTCTCGCGCCGACACGCCCGCTTCTTGAAGGGCAACGGCCACGTCTTCATCGAGGACCTCGGCTCCTACAACGGAGTCCGGGTGAACGGTGATCAGGTCCAGGGCCGGGCCGAGGTGCAGGAAGGCGACCTCATCGAGATCGGAGACTACAACCTCGCGGTGCAGGCCGAGGCCGGTGAGGTGCTCGGCGCGGCGGCCACCGCGAGCGAGGCGCGGGAGATCACCTCTCCGGGGACCCAGATCCCCACCACCCCCTCGGCCCCGGTGGCCGAGCCGCCCTCGCAGGAGCTCACCCCGCCCCCGAGCCCCTCCGCGGCTCCGCCGCCGCCGGCTCCGGTGCAGCCCGAGCCCACGATCCCCACCGCCCGCGCCGCGGTGCCGGCCCCCTTCGATCTGCCCGCGGCCCACACCGAGTACGAGCAGCCCGAGCGCCCGAAGCACGAGTCGACGGCGATCATCAAGGTCGACTTCGACGCCCTCGGGAAGAAGGCCCAGGAGCGGCAGCTCGAGCAGGGCGAGCAGCCCTCGCTGGTCGTCATCAGCACCGAGTACGCCGGCCAGACCTACGTCCTCGACCGCACGGTGGTCTCCATCGGGCGCACCGACGAGAACGACATCCAGATCGACCACCGCTCGATGTCCCGACGGCACTGCCGGATCTTCCTCGACGAGGAGGGGGTCTGGAAGGTCGCCGACCTGGGCTCGGCGAACGGCGTGCGGGTGAACGGCGAGGAGTACGGGCTCATCGACGTCCGACCCGGCGACGTCATCGAGCTGGGTCATCTGAAGATCCGCTTCTGCGCCCCCGGTGAGGACTACGTCTACACCGGCGAGGAGGACGGAGAGCCGGCCTTCGCGGCGGCGGCGGCGGCCGCGCCCGCCCGCGCCGCGGTCGACGACGAGGCGATGCCCTCCCGGGGCGTCCCCCTCCCCTGGGTCATCGGCGGCGCCGCGGTCGTCCTCGTCCTGGCGGTCGGCGGCATCTGGATGGCCACCGGCAGCGGCGGCGAGGATCCGAAGCCCGATCCCGGCGGCGAGACCCTGCCCATCCCCGACCCCCGGGCCAACGTCACCCCGACCCCGGACCCCACCCCGACCCCCGATCCCGATCCGGGCACGGCGGTGGCCGACAACGCCGAGGCGCTGCGCCAGGCCATCCAGACCGCCAGCGAGGCGGTGGAGCGCCAGGACTGGCCCGCCGCGAAGGACGCCTACGAGAAGGCCCTCGAGCTCGACGAGAGCAACGCCGCGGCCCAGGCGGGCCTCAAGCAGGCGGCCCTCGAGGACGAGGCCCACCGCCGCTTCCGGGAGGCCAAGGACCTCCTGGCGGAGGAGCGCTTCGTCGAGGCCGCGCAGGCCTTCGCGATGGTCCCCGCCGGCTCGCTCCTCGAGAACGACGCGCGCTCCCAGAGCACCTTCGCGCGCCGACGCGCCGCCGACCGGCTGCGCTCGGACGCCAAGGCGGCCCTGGGCATCAAGGACTACGAGGGCGCGATCACCGTCGCCGAGAACTGGCTCGAGTTCGAACCCGAGAGCCGCGAGGCCCAGAAGATCCTCGAGCGGGCCGAGACCGCGCAGCGCAAGGCGGAGCGAGCCCCGCCCCCGCCCAAGCCCAAGCCGATCGTCAAGAAGGATCCCCCGCCCCCGAAGCCGCAGGCCGACACCAAGGTCCAGGAGGCCAAGGACGCCCAGACCAAGGGCGTGCAGTTCCTCCAGAAGGGCAAGTTCGAGCTGGCCGCCAAGCAGTTCGAGCGGGCCCTCAAGCTCGACCCCAAGGGCCAGGGGATGACCCACAAGATGCTGGGCATCTGCTACGCGCGGCTGGGCAACAAGGATCTGGCCGCCAAGCACTACCGTCTCTACGTTCAGAAGAACCCCAGCGCCTCCGACGCAGCCAAGGTCCGCCAGATCCTGGAGAAGTACGACGCCAGCAAGAGCGGCTAG